In Bacillus toyonensis BCT-7112, a single window of DNA contains:
- a CDS encoding ABC transporter substrate-binding protein, which translates to MKKILSIFIVILLFAVGCGQQKEEKKETKADNKNQTITIKHAEGETKLDKPAKKVVVLEWVYSEDLLALGVQPVGMADIKNYNKWVNTKTKPSKDVVDVGTRQQPNLEEISRLKPDLIITASFRGKAIKNELEQIAPTVMFDPSTSNNDHFAEMTETFKQIAKAVGKEEQGKKVLADMDKTFADAKAKIDKAGLKDKNIAMAQAFTAKNVPTFRILTDNSTALQVTKKLGLTNTFEAGKSEADGFKQTTVESLQSVQDSNFIYIVADEDNIFDTQLKGNPAWEELKFKKENKMYKLKGDTWIFGGPESAKSLATQVADVMTAKK; encoded by the coding sequence ATGAAGAAAATTCTCAGTATTTTCATAGTAATTCTTCTATTCGCTGTTGGATGCGGACAGCAAAAAGAGGAGAAAAAGGAAACAAAAGCGGACAATAAAAATCAAACTATAACAATTAAACACGCTGAAGGGGAAACGAAGTTAGATAAACCAGCGAAAAAAGTTGTTGTACTTGAGTGGGTATATTCAGAAGACTTATTAGCACTTGGTGTTCAGCCAGTAGGGATGGCAGACATTAAGAATTATAATAAATGGGTAAATACAAAAACAAAACCGAGTAAAGATGTTGTAGATGTAGGGACACGTCAACAACCAAACTTAGAAGAAATTAGCCGTCTAAAACCAGATTTAATTATCACAGCATCATTCCGCGGTAAAGCAATTAAAAACGAATTAGAGCAAATTGCTCCTACAGTTATGTTTGATCCATCAACTAGCAACAACGATCACTTTGCTGAAATGACAGAAACATTTAAACAAATTGCAAAAGCTGTTGGAAAAGAAGAACAAGGTAAAAAAGTATTAGCTGATATGGATAAAACATTTGCTGATGCAAAAGCAAAAATTGACAAAGCAGGCTTAAAAGATAAAAACATTGCAATGGCACAAGCATTTACTGCTAAAAACGTGCCAACATTCCGCATCTTAACTGACAATTCTACAGCTTTACAAGTTACAAAAAAATTAGGTTTAACAAACACTTTTGAAGCGGGTAAATCAGAGGCAGATGGTTTCAAACAAACAACTGTAGAATCATTACAAAGTGTACAAGATTCAAACTTCATTTACATTGTAGCGGATGAAGATAACATTTTTGACACTCAACTAAAAGGCAATCCTGCTTGGGAAGAATTAAAGTTCAAAAAAGAAAACAAAATGTATAAATTAAAAGGCGACACTTGGATTTTCGGTGGTCCTGAGTCTGCAAAATCTTTAGCAACACAAGTAGCAGATGTAATGACAGCGAAGAAGTGA
- the fhuB gene encoding Fe(3+)-hydroxamate ABC transporter permease FhuB: MNSLQHTLRASLVFGGGAALLLLLFFIHIGQGQANISYSMIIDALISPNQSLEHQTLIMLRLPRAVIAILAGGALAASGVILQTLTKNPLAESSTMGIHSGAYFFLVAATIFLPKGLQINSLLFTFIGGAITALFVYRISGGKKGTPLRMALAGMVVTLMLSAFTGTMQLFYENETAGLFLWGAGSLIQNNWDGVQFAFPFIIISFLVLLFMSRKLNILLLGDDVAVSLGEKTAVTRLIAFIAAIFLTAVIVTVVGPIGFVGLVAPHLMRLIGYRQHFTLLLSSFLWGAVLLLGADVVGRLIDPTGAELPVGAVTAMIGSPWLIYLVYRMMKSKQYMNDNGANAAGASSRYYSYKKVIIISITLCIVTIALGVTIGSNAYIESITNVITGQLTQFDKNMMMNLRLPRMLVAAIAGACLAISGLVFQGILRNPLADPSIIGISSGAGVGALTIMYVFPALPGFFLPIGAFIGGLLAVGIVLFFSWKAGFSPTALALIGIGISALGSAIIQIFIVRANLNVAAALTWLSGSTYARGWNHLENIILYPSLILIPIIFFLMKQLDVLVLGDDLATGLGQPVNKTRLALIVLATLLASINIAAVGTIAFLGLVAPHLARIVVGMNHQRLFVCSALFGAILLSVADLLGRTIAYPKEIPSGLVVAVLGAPYFLWLMRKSGKKVN, encoded by the coding sequence ATGAATAGCTTACAACATACACTTCGAGCAAGTCTTGTATTCGGAGGAGGAGCAGCTCTCTTGCTCCTCCTTTTCTTTATTCATATCGGACAAGGTCAAGCAAATATTTCCTATAGTATGATTATCGATGCTCTTATCTCACCGAACCAATCACTAGAGCACCAAACTTTAATCATGCTTCGATTACCTAGAGCCGTAATTGCTATTTTAGCTGGAGGTGCTCTTGCTGCATCTGGGGTCATTTTGCAAACATTAACAAAAAACCCACTTGCTGAATCAAGTACAATGGGAATTCACTCTGGCGCATATTTCTTTCTAGTAGCGGCTACAATTTTCTTACCGAAAGGTCTGCAAATTAACTCACTTCTTTTCACATTTATCGGTGGTGCTATTACTGCTTTATTTGTATACCGTATTTCTGGTGGGAAAAAGGGAACCCCACTTAGAATGGCATTAGCTGGGATGGTCGTTACATTAATGCTTTCTGCTTTTACTGGAACGATGCAGCTTTTCTATGAAAATGAAACGGCTGGTTTATTTTTATGGGGAGCTGGCTCTCTTATCCAAAATAACTGGGATGGCGTTCAATTTGCTTTTCCATTTATCATTATTTCTTTCCTAGTTTTACTATTTATGTCTCGTAAACTCAACATCCTCTTACTTGGTGACGATGTTGCTGTTTCTCTTGGTGAAAAAACAGCAGTAACACGTCTTATCGCCTTCATTGCTGCAATCTTTTTAACAGCAGTAATTGTCACTGTCGTTGGACCGATTGGGTTTGTTGGCTTAGTTGCACCACACTTAATGCGCCTTATTGGTTACCGGCAACACTTTACTCTTCTTCTTTCCTCATTCTTATGGGGAGCAGTATTATTACTTGGGGCAGATGTCGTCGGTAGATTAATAGATCCAACTGGTGCAGAACTTCCTGTTGGAGCAGTCACAGCAATGATTGGGTCACCTTGGCTTATTTATTTAGTGTATCGTATGATGAAGTCGAAACAATATATGAATGATAACGGTGCGAATGCAGCTGGAGCTAGTTCCCGCTATTACTCTTATAAAAAGGTAATCATCATATCTATCACGCTTTGTATTGTGACGATTGCTCTTGGTGTTACAATCGGTAGTAATGCTTATATCGAAAGCATTACAAATGTTATAACAGGGCAATTAACGCAATTTGATAAAAATATGATGATGAACCTTCGTTTACCAAGAATGCTCGTTGCCGCTATTGCTGGCGCATGCCTTGCAATAAGTGGGCTTGTCTTCCAAGGAATATTACGAAACCCACTTGCCGACCCTTCGATTATTGGTATTTCGTCTGGAGCAGGTGTCGGTGCTTTAACTATTATGTATGTTTTCCCTGCACTTCCAGGTTTCTTCCTACCAATTGGTGCATTTATCGGCGGACTACTTGCAGTTGGAATTGTCCTCTTCTTCTCATGGAAAGCAGGATTTAGTCCAACAGCTCTTGCTTTAATAGGGATTGGTATTTCGGCTCTCGGCTCAGCAATTATTCAAATCTTTATCGTTAGAGCGAATTTGAATGTTGCTGCTGCTTTAACATGGCTATCAGGCAGTACGTATGCAAGAGGATGGAATCACTTAGAAAATATCATTCTATATCCATCACTTATTCTTATACCAATTATCTTTTTCTTAATGAAACAACTTGATGTCCTTGTACTTGGAGACGATTTAGCAACTGGACTCGGACAGCCTGTAAATAAAACGCGTCTTGCTCTAATTGTACTAGCGACACTTCTTGCATCTATAAATATCGCGGCTGTCGGTACAATCGCCTTTTTAGGCCTTGTCGCTCCTCACTTAGCAAGAATTGTTGTTGGTATGAATCATCAAAGATTATTCGTTTGTTCCGCTCTGTTTGGAGCAATCCTTCTTTCTGTTGCTGACTTACTTGGACGTACAATCGCATATCCGAAAGAAATTCCCTCTGGCCTTGTCGTTGCTGTACTTGGGGCACCTTATTTCTTATGGTTGATGAGGAAGAGTGGGAAGAAAGTTAATTAA
- a CDS encoding sigma-70 family RNA polymerase sigma factor produces MIRVKDIEIVEGLRKQDMLALHTAIDRYGDLIYKVVHSVLDTAQSKVLVDECVDDILLIVWYNISSYDENRGKFRNWLISVAKFKAIDYKRKSNKAYQLQELQQEIYEDRKNVNLTKEERDYNFYVLIKELNEEDKKIFIKRYLDEYSVQEIALEFGMTRDTVYSRLSRGRKKLKKLLGGGRNE; encoded by the coding sequence GTGATAAGGGTGAAGGATATAGAAATAGTAGAAGGTCTTCGAAAACAAGACATGTTAGCATTACATACAGCAATTGATCGATATGGGGATTTAATTTATAAGGTGGTTCATAGTGTTTTAGATACGGCACAGAGCAAGGTATTAGTGGACGAATGTGTTGACGATATTTTATTAATCGTTTGGTACAACATTAGTAGTTATGATGAAAATCGTGGGAAGTTTAGAAACTGGCTTATATCTGTCGCTAAGTTTAAAGCTATTGATTATAAACGAAAAAGTAATAAGGCTTATCAATTACAAGAGCTTCAGCAAGAAATATATGAAGATAGAAAAAATGTCAATTTAACAAAAGAAGAGCGAGATTATAATTTTTACGTTTTAATTAAAGAATTGAATGAAGAAGATAAGAAAATTTTTATAAAAAGGTATTTAGATGAATATAGCGTACAAGAAATAGCGCTTGAATTCGGTATGACACGAGATACGGTATATAGCAGGCTTTCAAGAGGGAGAAAGAAATTGAAGAAGCTGTTGGGGGGGGGAAGAAATGAATAA